A window of Acidimicrobiia bacterium genomic DNA:
TCCGGCACGAAGACGTCATCGAAGGCGACCCTCGCTTGCTTGCGGGTCATGTCGAGGGTCTCGAGCCGAGTGCGGGCGACGCCGGTCGCCGTGGCCTCGACGGCGAACAGGTCGAGGGAACCCTCGTCGCTGCGTGCCACCACGATGAGTGTGTCGGCGCTGTGCCCGTCGACGACGAAGGACTTGACGCCGTCGAGCCGGAACCCACCTGCTGCCGCGGAGGCGGTCGTCGCCACGGTCTCGGCATCCCAGTTCCCACCTTCGTCGACCACGGCGACCGCCAGGCGGCGCTCCCCGGCGGCAACCTCCGGCAGGAGCGCCTTCTTCTGTTCCTGTGAGCCCGCCAACAGGACGAGGTTGGCCCCGAGCACGATCGATGAGAAGAGCGGCGAGGGCAGGAGGGCGGCGCCGGTCTCCTCGAGCACGATCGCCAGCTCCGTGTGCGTGAACCCTGCGCCGCCGTACTCCTCCGGGATGTGCATGGCGGGCCACCCGAGCTGCGCCGTCTCGAGCCAGAGCGCCTCGTCGAAGCCCGTCTCCGTCGCCATGAGCTCCCTGACTCGCGACGAGGGGACCTTGTCGGCGACGAAGGCGCGCACCGAGTCGCGCAGCATCGCTTGCTCCGGTGTGAACGTGAACTCCATGCGGCGGCGATTGTCGCATGTTGGAGGATGGGTCCGCACGGGTCCCCCCACCCGTTCCGGCGTCCCCTCGTCGCACCACTGCGATCTGGGGACGCCGGAATCGGAAATGACCCCCAGGTCGCGTTAGCCTCGGCGCAATGAGCGCTCCCTGGCACATCGAGACGGGGGGCGCCCTCGTGCGCAAGGTGACGGTGGGGCCATACGAGAACAACGCCTACGTCGTGGCCTGCCGCGCCACGAGAAAGGCGGTGCTCATCGACGCGGCAGCCGAGGCGGACAGGCTCGTCGCAGAGTGCAAGGACGTCGAGGTGGAGGCGATCCTGACGACCCACGGACACCTCGACCACGTCGGAGCGGCCCGGGAGGTTGCGGACCGGCTGGCGGTGCCTTTCCGCCTGCACGAGGCGGACCTGCCGATCGCCGAGATGCGGTCCGACGAGCCGCTCACCGAGGGGGACCTCGCAGTGGGCGAGCTCGTGCTTGACGTCCGCCACACTCCCGGCCACACGCCGGGATCCATGTGCATCGTGACCGAGGGGTTGGTCTTCTCCGGCGACACGCTCTTCCCGGGCGGACCCGGAGCGACGAGGTTCGCCTATTCGAGTTTCGACGAGATCATCGCCAGCCTCGAGCGCCGGCTCTTCACCCTCGACGATGCCACCCTGGTGATGCCGGGCCACGGCCTCGATACGACCATCGGGACAGAGCGGCCGTCGCTCGGGGCGTGGGTCGAGCGCGGCTGGTGACGACAGGAGGCACGATGCAATACGGGATGCTGGTGGAGCCGCAGCTCGGCGGGACGTATGAGGACCTGCTGCGGGTGGCTAGCTGGGCCGAAGGCTTCGGCCTGGGCACGTTCGCCCGCTCCGACCACTACCTGGCGAACGACAAGTCGCGGCACGCCACGGACGCCCTTGCGACGCTTGCCGGCCTGGCGAGGGAGACGGGCAGCATCGAGCTGAGCGTGCTGGTCTCACCGCTCACCTTCCGGCATCCCGCCGTGATCGCCAAGACGGCCGCGACGATCGACGAGATGTCCGGGGGACGGTTGGCGCTCGGTGTCGGCACTGGGTGGATGGAGTCGGAGCACGAGAAGCTCGGGATGGAGCTGTACCCGCTGCGGGAACGGTTCAGCCGCCTCTTCGAGACCCTGCAATACCTTCGCATCGCCTTCGGCAGGGAGCCGGGACCGTTCGCCGGCAGGCATTACGGCATCGGCGACGTCGACGTTCACCCCAAGCCGACAGGGAGGCTGCCGATCGTCGTGGGAGGCGGTGGAGCGCACAAGACGCCGTCTCTGGCCGGCCGGTTCGCCGACGAGTACAACATGTTCGTCACGGACGCCGATTCGCTCACATCGAGGCTCGACGTGATGCGCGCCGCGGCCAAGGAAGCCGAACGTGACCCCGAGGAGATCCTCATCTCGTTCGTCGGCACGGCTCTCATCGGTGACGACGATGCCGATTACCGCGAGCGCCTGGCTGCCGGAGCGGCGAAGCGAGGCATCGAGCCTGCCGAGCTCGAGGAGCGCTACGCCTCGCGGGGCCTTCCGATCGGAACCGCTGACAAGGCGTCCGAGATCGTCTCCGACTACGCCGCCAGTGGCGTGCAGCGGTTCTACCTGCAGGTGTTCGAACCGATCGACGCCATCGACACCGACGACTTGGAGCGTCAGTTCGCGGCGATCACGGGGTGACCTGGCCGCGGGTTCTCGTGGCCGGCGGGTCGATCGGCGGCCTCACGGCCGGGCTGCTGCTCAGCGAGCTCGGATGCGACGTCGACGTCTTCGAGCGGTCGAGCGCCGCGCTCGAGGAGCGCGGCACCGGCATCGTCGTGCTGCCGGTCACCGAGCGCTACTTCACCGAGCGAGGCGGAGAGGACGAGCGCGTCAGCCTCCAGCTGACACACTGGACGTACCTCGACGAGACCGGCCGGGTGATCTCGGCAGACCCGGACAACTTCCGCTTCAGCGGCTGGAACACGGTGTACCGAGCACTGCTCGAGGCGTTCGACGCCGATCGCTACCACCTCGACTCGGAGGTGGTCGGTTTCGACCGGCGCCATGACGGGGTGACGATGCGTCTTGGAGACGGCCGCGCCATCGACGGGGACCTGCTGGTGTGTGCGGACGGGATCGCATCGACGGCTCGCTCGATCCTCCTGCCGCACGTGCAGCCCGTCTACGCGGGCTACGTCGCCTGGCGCGGCGTCACCGAAGAGCGGATCCTCTCGGCCGAGACCCGCGAGACACTGCGCGACGCCATGGTGTATCAGGTGCTCGACCACGGCCACATCCTCGTGTACGCCATCCCCAACCACGACGGTGATGTGACGCCGGGCAGCCGGATCATGAACTCGGTGTGGTACCGCAACTACCCGGCGGGTGGGCCGTTCGAGGACCTCATGACGGACCGGGCCGGGGTGCAGCGCACCGCGACGGTTCCCCCCGGCGCCATCCGCCACGAGCACGTCGAGGAGATGCGGGCGACGGCCTCGACGACGCTGGCGCCGCAGATCGCCGAAGTCGTGCTCGGATGTGAAGAGCCCCTCATCCAGGCCATCTACGACCTCGAAGTCCCGCAGATGGCCTTCGGGAGGGTCTGCCTCGTCGGCGACGCCGCCTTCGGTCTGCGGCCCCACGTCGCCGCAGGGCAGGCGAAGGCCTGCGCCGACGGTTGGGCGCTACGCGATGCCCTCGCCGGGTCCCGCGGAGACGTCGACGGCGCACTGGCGTCGTGGGAGCCGCGTCAGCTCGCGCTCGGCCGCGGCGCGGTCGAGAAGACGAGGTCGATGGGCGTCAGGTCGCAGTTCGAGGGCACGATGGTGGCCGGCGACCCGACCTGGAAGTTCGGCCTCTGGGAGCCGGGAAACTGACCCGGCCGGCTGTGGCGACCCCTGCCCCTCGGCTCAACGCCGTCTCCCGCTCCCCGGGGGAC
This region includes:
- a CDS encoding MBL fold metallo-hydrolase, which codes for MSAPWHIETGGALVRKVTVGPYENNAYVVACRATRKAVLIDAAAEADRLVAECKDVEVEAILTTHGHLDHVGAAREVADRLAVPFRLHEADLPIAEMRSDEPLTEGDLAVGELVLDVRHTPGHTPGSMCIVTEGLVFSGDTLFPGGPGATRFAYSSFDEIIASLERRLFTLDDATLVMPGHGLDTTIGTERPSLGAWVERGW
- a CDS encoding FAD-dependent monooxygenase, producing MTWPRVLVAGGSIGGLTAGLLLSELGCDVDVFERSSAALEERGTGIVVLPVTERYFTERGGEDERVSLQLTHWTYLDETGRVISADPDNFRFSGWNTVYRALLEAFDADRYHLDSEVVGFDRRHDGVTMRLGDGRAIDGDLLVCADGIASTARSILLPHVQPVYAGYVAWRGVTEERILSAETRETLRDAMVYQVLDHGHILVYAIPNHDGDVTPGSRIMNSVWYRNYPAGGPFEDLMTDRAGVQRTATVPPGAIRHEHVEEMRATASTTLAPQIAEVVLGCEEPLIQAIYDLEVPQMAFGRVCLVGDAAFGLRPHVAAGQAKACADGWALRDALAGSRGDVDGALASWEPRQLALGRGAVEKTRSMGVRSQFEGTMVAGDPTWKFGLWEPGN
- a CDS encoding acyl-CoA dehydrogenase family protein, coding for MEFTFTPEQAMLRDSVRAFVADKVPSSRVRELMATETGFDEALWLETAQLGWPAMHIPEEYGGAGFTHTELAIVLEETGAALLPSPLFSSIVLGANLVLLAGSQEQKKALLPEVAAGERRLAVAVVDEGGNWDAETVATTASAAAGGFRLDGVKSFVVDGHSADTLIVVARSDEGSLDLFAVEATATGVARTRLETLDMTRKQARVAFDDVFVPESGRLGGAGGDVLDRFYDVAAVGLAVECVGAAQRCLDMSVDYAKSRKQFGRAIGSFQAVKHMCADMLVAVESARSAAYHAAWAASASAVELPAAAAIAKAHCVDAFFGVAAATIQVHGGIGFTWEHDAHLYFKRAKASQLMFGEAGAWRALLAERIGL
- a CDS encoding LLM class flavin-dependent oxidoreductase; translation: MTTGGTMQYGMLVEPQLGGTYEDLLRVASWAEGFGLGTFARSDHYLANDKSRHATDALATLAGLARETGSIELSVLVSPLTFRHPAVIAKTAATIDEMSGGRLALGVGTGWMESEHEKLGMELYPLRERFSRLFETLQYLRIAFGREPGPFAGRHYGIGDVDVHPKPTGRLPIVVGGGGAHKTPSLAGRFADEYNMFVTDADSLTSRLDVMRAAAKEAERDPEEILISFVGTALIGDDDADYRERLAAGAAKRGIEPAELEERYASRGLPIGTADKASEIVSDYAASGVQRFYLQVFEPIDAIDTDDLERQFAAITG